One genomic segment of Drosophila willistoni isolate 14030-0811.24 chromosome 2R unlocalized genomic scaffold, UCI_dwil_1.1 Seg200, whole genome shotgun sequence includes these proteins:
- the LOC6643583 gene encoding aspartate--tRNA ligase, mitochondrial isoform X1 codes for MLLISRNIWRSQQQLQLQQLVKGFGVVSKKKSSHSLPSENPERQPAADCGHIMSGRYRGSGGGGGGGRYGGGGGGGGGGYGGGGGGGYNDFDNYRGGGGGYNDNYGPGPGPNPFNMGPNISGNDLMQLMSAMASNFSMNSQPPQPMRQSCGELRNHHCGLFVELSGRLIKKRVNRFAELRDRNGGACQLVVLEDKHPRVARRMNNMPENTTLTIVGQVMRRPHNSCNQTMPTGEIEVEVQDILNIHFPTSGTKRAGDKRTYSTMVQQQSTLGITSTEYKIAKNDNILKYFENRDLTCNDLRRDDVGKSVTLVGWIPSTKNNKFLQLKDGYGQTQLMIEDQSLMDTFLSTPDQTVLQIVGKVLGRPKANINLKYDTGEVEVSVTSVKILNPDDPYEGPIKAKEKQQKLSIDDLENEEAAVSSSASALANNGENAEHQNESEAKNGTTTSGQFEKIADTNKFADRTHNCGELTSNEINDKVVICGWLEFQRMNKFFILRDAYGQTQVLLLPKTKGLEEYVDTGVPIESIVRVEGTVIPRPAATINPKMQTGHVEVEADNVTVLNPAKKNLPFEIRKFNRAGERLRLTHRYLDLRFNDMQHNLRLRSSVIMKMREYLINYLGFVEVETPTLFRRTPGGAQEFVVPTRKAGHFYSLVQSPQQFKQMLMSGGMDRYFQVARCYRDEATRPDRQPEFTQLDIELSFTSRDDIMQLIEETLRYSWPKHLSKLQTPFRRITYEEALEKYGCDKPDTRFGLLLNNVTDIIEKSDEFKEKYDDFGAYAIVVRASEAFWNGAARKHYEGLGKDFKGTLFVRKFMYSKDVEERLTKLLGEQVAKEVTEKFDLEENDLLFLGIGPKEETRSLLGRIRLDYHEFLVENGKAKKPHEYRFLWVIDFPLFERNSQTNQLESVHHPFTAPHPEDLDNFANQCDNLESIRSQAYDLVLNGQEVGGGSIRLHDRDMQHFILDQVLKIPHEHLSHLLSALESGCPPHGGIALGLDRLIAILCRARSIRDVIAFPKSLNGRDPLSNAPIAISDEEMKLYHLAVVEATEEEEAAERAAEANSTNNGQEDDDPDAERAPPSPMSGVSDTEQQQQHQSADMDVEIKQEFDESGNVITAPAATATPAKRTVKKKI; via the exons atgttattGATTTCTAGAAACATTTGGCGTAGTCAGCAGCAATTGCAGCTACAACAATTGGTCAAAGGATTTGGCGTAGTAAGTAAGAAGAAGAGTTCCCACAGTTTGCCGAGTGAAAACCCAGAGCGCCAGCCGGCGGCTGATTGTGGTCAC ATCATGAGTGGAAGATATCGTGGAagcggtggcggtggcggagGCGGACGTtatggcggcggcggcggtggtggcggAGGAGGCtatggcggcggcggtggtggtggctaTAATGATTTTGATAATTATcgcggtggcggtggcggctATAATGATAATTATGGACCAGGACCAGGACCGAATCCCTTTAACA tGGGTCCAAATATCTCAGGCAACGATCTGATGCAATTAATGAGTGCCATGGCCAGTAATTTTAGTATGAACTCTCAACCACCGCAACCTATGCGCCAAAGCTGTGGTGAATTGCGTAACCATCATTGTGGCCTATTTGTGGAATTGTCTGGACGTTTGATCAAAAAACGCGTCAATCGATTCGCCGAGCTGCGTGATCGTAATGGAGGCGCCTGTCAACTGGTCGTTCTGGAGGATAAACATCCACGTGTGGCCCGTCGCATGAACAATATGCCCGAGAATACCACCTTAACAATTGTGGGTCAAGTGATGCGTAGACCACACAATTCATGCAATCAAACCATGCCCACTGGCGAAATCGAAGTGGAAGTCCAGGATATTCTAAACATACATTTTCCCACCAGCGGCACAAAGCGAGCTGGAGATAAACGAACCTATAGCACCATGGTGCAACAGCAGAGCACTTTGGGCATCACCAGTACCGAATACAAGATAGCCA AGAATGATAACATTTTGAAATACTTTGAGAATCGCGATTTAACCTGCAATGATTTGAGACGCGATGATGTGGGTAAATCGGTGACACTTGTGGGTTGGATACCATCTACAAAGAATAATAAATTTCTACAACTTAAAGATGGTTATGGCCAGACACAATTAATGATTGAAGATCAATCG TTAATGGACACATTCCTCTCGACGCCTGATCAAACAGTTCTCCAAATCGTTGGTAAAGTTCTGGGCAGGCCCAAGGCAaacattaatttaaaatatgatacTGGCGAAGTGGAAGTTAGTGTGACAAGTGTAAAAATTCTCAATCCCGATGATCCCTACGAGGGTCCCATTAAGGCCAAAGAAAAGCAGCAAAAGTTATCCATTGATGATTTGGAAAATGAAGAGGCTGCTGTCTCTAGCTCGGCTTCAGCATTGGCCAATAATGGTGAGAATGCAGAACATCAAAACGAATCGGAGGCCAAAAATGGTACCACCACTTCAGGACAGTTTGAGAAAATCGCTGATACCAATAAATTTGCCGATCGTACACATAATTGTGGAGAACTCACCTCCAATGAGATTAACGATAAGGTTGTCATCTGCGGTTGGCTCGAATTCCAAAGGATGaataagttttttattttacgcGATGCCTATGGGCAGACCCAGGTCTTGTTGTTGCCCAAAACAAAGGGTCTGGAGGAATATGTGGATACTGGAGTGCCGATTGAGTCGATTGTAAGAGTGGAGGGAACGGTTATACCTCGACCGGCAGCTACCATCAATCCCAAAATGCAAACCGGTCACGTTGAAGTCGAGGCTGATAATGTCACAGTTCTGAATCCAGCTAAAAAGAATTTACCATTCGAAATACGGAAATTTAATCGAGCTGGAGAGCGTTTACGCCTAACTCATCGCTATCTTGATCTGAGATTTAATGATATGCAACATAATCTACGACTACGTTCATCGGTGATCATGAAGATGCGCGAATATCTCATTAATTATTTAGGTTTCGTTGAGGTGGAGACGCCCACGCTATTTCGCCGCACACCTGGCGGAGCGCAAGAGTTTGTGGTACCCACTCGTAAGGCAGGACATTTCTATTCCCTGGTCCAGAGCCCACAGCAATTCAAACAGATGCTGATGTCGGGTGGCATGGATCGCTATTTCCAAGTAGCTCGCTGCTATCGGGATGAGGCCACAAGACCGGATCGTCAGCCGGAATTCACACAGCTTGATATTGAATTATCATTTACCAGTCGTGATGATATAATGCAGTTAATTGAGGAGACTTTGAGATACTCGTGGCCCAAACATTTGTCCAAATTGCAGACACCTTTCCGTCGGATTACCTATGAGGAGGCATTAGAAAAATATGGCTGCGATAAGCCAGATACACGATTCGGTCTCCTTTTGAACAATGTCACCGATATTATAGAGAAATCTGATGAATTTAAAGAGAAATACGATGATTTTGGGGCCTATGCCATTGTGGTGCGAGCCAGTGAAGCCTTCTGGAACGGGGCCGCTCGTAAGCATTATGAAGGCTTGGGAAAAGACTTTAAGGGCACATTATTTGTCCGAAAATTCATGTATTCAAAGGATGTCGAAGAGCGTCTTACTAAATTGCTGGGCGAACAAGTCGCAAAGGAGGTCACTGAGAAATTTGATTTGGAGGAAAATGATTTACTCTTCTTGGGCATTGGTCCCAAAGAGGAAACG CGCAGTTTACTGGGACGTATTCGCTTGGATTATCACGAGTTTCTGGTTGAGAATGGAAAGGCAAAGAAACCGCATGAATATCGCTTCCTTTGGGTTATAGATTTTCCACTTTTCGAACGAAATAGTCAGACCAATCAATTGGAAAGTGTTCATCATCCATTTACCGCACCGCATCCTGAGGATTTGGATAATTTTGCCAACCAATGTGACAATTTGGAGAGCATACGGTCTCAGGCCTACGATTTGGTGTTAAATGGCCAAGAAGTTGGCGGTGGTTCTATACGGCTACACGATCGAGATATGCAGCATTTCATATTGGATCAAGTCCTTAAAATACCCCACGAGCATTTGTCACATTTGTTGAGTGCCCTAGAGTCGGGTTGTCCACCACACGGTGGTATTGCTTTGGGACTCGATCGACTTATAGCCATATTGTGTCGAGCTCGATCCATACGCGATGTTATTGCATTCCCCAAATCCTTGAATGGTCGCGATCCGTTGTCGAATGCACCCATAGCCATATCCGATGAGGAAATGAAACTCTATCATTTGGCTGTTGTCGAGGCTACCGAAGAGGAGGAGGCAGCCGAGCGAGCAGCAGAGGCAAACAGCACGAATAATGGCCAGGAAGACGATGATCCAGATGCTGAAAGAGCTCCACCCTCACCCATGTCGGGCGTTAGCGACAcggaacagcagcagcagcaccaaagCGCTGATATGGATGTCGAAATTAAGCAGGAATTTGATGAATCTGGCAATGTTATAACTGCTCCAGCAGCTACAGCGACTCCCGCTAAAAGAACTGTCAAAAAGAAGATCTAA
- the LOC6643583 gene encoding aspartate--tRNA ligase, mitochondrial isoform X2, which yields MSGRYRGSGGGGGGGRYGGGGGGGGGGYGGGGGGGYNDFDNYRGGGGGYNDNYGPGPGPNPFNMGPNISGNDLMQLMSAMASNFSMNSQPPQPMRQSCGELRNHHCGLFVELSGRLIKKRVNRFAELRDRNGGACQLVVLEDKHPRVARRMNNMPENTTLTIVGQVMRRPHNSCNQTMPTGEIEVEVQDILNIHFPTSGTKRAGDKRTYSTMVQQQSTLGITSTEYKIAKNDNILKYFENRDLTCNDLRRDDVGKSVTLVGWIPSTKNNKFLQLKDGYGQTQLMIEDQSLMDTFLSTPDQTVLQIVGKVLGRPKANINLKYDTGEVEVSVTSVKILNPDDPYEGPIKAKEKQQKLSIDDLENEEAAVSSSASALANNGENAEHQNESEAKNGTTTSGQFEKIADTNKFADRTHNCGELTSNEINDKVVICGWLEFQRMNKFFILRDAYGQTQVLLLPKTKGLEEYVDTGVPIESIVRVEGTVIPRPAATINPKMQTGHVEVEADNVTVLNPAKKNLPFEIRKFNRAGERLRLTHRYLDLRFNDMQHNLRLRSSVIMKMREYLINYLGFVEVETPTLFRRTPGGAQEFVVPTRKAGHFYSLVQSPQQFKQMLMSGGMDRYFQVARCYRDEATRPDRQPEFTQLDIELSFTSRDDIMQLIEETLRYSWPKHLSKLQTPFRRITYEEALEKYGCDKPDTRFGLLLNNVTDIIEKSDEFKEKYDDFGAYAIVVRASEAFWNGAARKHYEGLGKDFKGTLFVRKFMYSKDVEERLTKLLGEQVAKEVTEKFDLEENDLLFLGIGPKEETRSLLGRIRLDYHEFLVENGKAKKPHEYRFLWVIDFPLFERNSQTNQLESVHHPFTAPHPEDLDNFANQCDNLESIRSQAYDLVLNGQEVGGGSIRLHDRDMQHFILDQVLKIPHEHLSHLLSALESGCPPHGGIALGLDRLIAILCRARSIRDVIAFPKSLNGRDPLSNAPIAISDEEMKLYHLAVVEATEEEEAAERAAEANSTNNGQEDDDPDAERAPPSPMSGVSDTEQQQQHQSADMDVEIKQEFDESGNVITAPAATATPAKRTVKKKI from the exons ATGAGTGGAAGATATCGTGGAagcggtggcggtggcggagGCGGACGTtatggcggcggcggcggtggtggcggAGGAGGCtatggcggcggcggtggtggtggctaTAATGATTTTGATAATTATcgcggtggcggtggcggctATAATGATAATTATGGACCAGGACCAGGACCGAATCCCTTTAACA tGGGTCCAAATATCTCAGGCAACGATCTGATGCAATTAATGAGTGCCATGGCCAGTAATTTTAGTATGAACTCTCAACCACCGCAACCTATGCGCCAAAGCTGTGGTGAATTGCGTAACCATCATTGTGGCCTATTTGTGGAATTGTCTGGACGTTTGATCAAAAAACGCGTCAATCGATTCGCCGAGCTGCGTGATCGTAATGGAGGCGCCTGTCAACTGGTCGTTCTGGAGGATAAACATCCACGTGTGGCCCGTCGCATGAACAATATGCCCGAGAATACCACCTTAACAATTGTGGGTCAAGTGATGCGTAGACCACACAATTCATGCAATCAAACCATGCCCACTGGCGAAATCGAAGTGGAAGTCCAGGATATTCTAAACATACATTTTCCCACCAGCGGCACAAAGCGAGCTGGAGATAAACGAACCTATAGCACCATGGTGCAACAGCAGAGCACTTTGGGCATCACCAGTACCGAATACAAGATAGCCA AGAATGATAACATTTTGAAATACTTTGAGAATCGCGATTTAACCTGCAATGATTTGAGACGCGATGATGTGGGTAAATCGGTGACACTTGTGGGTTGGATACCATCTACAAAGAATAATAAATTTCTACAACTTAAAGATGGTTATGGCCAGACACAATTAATGATTGAAGATCAATCG TTAATGGACACATTCCTCTCGACGCCTGATCAAACAGTTCTCCAAATCGTTGGTAAAGTTCTGGGCAGGCCCAAGGCAaacattaatttaaaatatgatacTGGCGAAGTGGAAGTTAGTGTGACAAGTGTAAAAATTCTCAATCCCGATGATCCCTACGAGGGTCCCATTAAGGCCAAAGAAAAGCAGCAAAAGTTATCCATTGATGATTTGGAAAATGAAGAGGCTGCTGTCTCTAGCTCGGCTTCAGCATTGGCCAATAATGGTGAGAATGCAGAACATCAAAACGAATCGGAGGCCAAAAATGGTACCACCACTTCAGGACAGTTTGAGAAAATCGCTGATACCAATAAATTTGCCGATCGTACACATAATTGTGGAGAACTCACCTCCAATGAGATTAACGATAAGGTTGTCATCTGCGGTTGGCTCGAATTCCAAAGGATGaataagttttttattttacgcGATGCCTATGGGCAGACCCAGGTCTTGTTGTTGCCCAAAACAAAGGGTCTGGAGGAATATGTGGATACTGGAGTGCCGATTGAGTCGATTGTAAGAGTGGAGGGAACGGTTATACCTCGACCGGCAGCTACCATCAATCCCAAAATGCAAACCGGTCACGTTGAAGTCGAGGCTGATAATGTCACAGTTCTGAATCCAGCTAAAAAGAATTTACCATTCGAAATACGGAAATTTAATCGAGCTGGAGAGCGTTTACGCCTAACTCATCGCTATCTTGATCTGAGATTTAATGATATGCAACATAATCTACGACTACGTTCATCGGTGATCATGAAGATGCGCGAATATCTCATTAATTATTTAGGTTTCGTTGAGGTGGAGACGCCCACGCTATTTCGCCGCACACCTGGCGGAGCGCAAGAGTTTGTGGTACCCACTCGTAAGGCAGGACATTTCTATTCCCTGGTCCAGAGCCCACAGCAATTCAAACAGATGCTGATGTCGGGTGGCATGGATCGCTATTTCCAAGTAGCTCGCTGCTATCGGGATGAGGCCACAAGACCGGATCGTCAGCCGGAATTCACACAGCTTGATATTGAATTATCATTTACCAGTCGTGATGATATAATGCAGTTAATTGAGGAGACTTTGAGATACTCGTGGCCCAAACATTTGTCCAAATTGCAGACACCTTTCCGTCGGATTACCTATGAGGAGGCATTAGAAAAATATGGCTGCGATAAGCCAGATACACGATTCGGTCTCCTTTTGAACAATGTCACCGATATTATAGAGAAATCTGATGAATTTAAAGAGAAATACGATGATTTTGGGGCCTATGCCATTGTGGTGCGAGCCAGTGAAGCCTTCTGGAACGGGGCCGCTCGTAAGCATTATGAAGGCTTGGGAAAAGACTTTAAGGGCACATTATTTGTCCGAAAATTCATGTATTCAAAGGATGTCGAAGAGCGTCTTACTAAATTGCTGGGCGAACAAGTCGCAAAGGAGGTCACTGAGAAATTTGATTTGGAGGAAAATGATTTACTCTTCTTGGGCATTGGTCCCAAAGAGGAAACG CGCAGTTTACTGGGACGTATTCGCTTGGATTATCACGAGTTTCTGGTTGAGAATGGAAAGGCAAAGAAACCGCATGAATATCGCTTCCTTTGGGTTATAGATTTTCCACTTTTCGAACGAAATAGTCAGACCAATCAATTGGAAAGTGTTCATCATCCATTTACCGCACCGCATCCTGAGGATTTGGATAATTTTGCCAACCAATGTGACAATTTGGAGAGCATACGGTCTCAGGCCTACGATTTGGTGTTAAATGGCCAAGAAGTTGGCGGTGGTTCTATACGGCTACACGATCGAGATATGCAGCATTTCATATTGGATCAAGTCCTTAAAATACCCCACGAGCATTTGTCACATTTGTTGAGTGCCCTAGAGTCGGGTTGTCCACCACACGGTGGTATTGCTTTGGGACTCGATCGACTTATAGCCATATTGTGTCGAGCTCGATCCATACGCGATGTTATTGCATTCCCCAAATCCTTGAATGGTCGCGATCCGTTGTCGAATGCACCCATAGCCATATCCGATGAGGAAATGAAACTCTATCATTTGGCTGTTGTCGAGGCTACCGAAGAGGAGGAGGCAGCCGAGCGAGCAGCAGAGGCAAACAGCACGAATAATGGCCAGGAAGACGATGATCCAGATGCTGAAAGAGCTCCACCCTCACCCATGTCGGGCGTTAGCGACAcggaacagcagcagcagcaccaaagCGCTGATATGGATGTCGAAATTAAGCAGGAATTTGATGAATCTGGCAATGTTATAACTGCTCCAGCAGCTACAGCGACTCCCGCTAAAAGAACTGTCAAAAAGAAGATCTAA
- the LOC6643584 gene encoding phospholipase A1 member A, whose product MQFSCLLIGLLIVGPCHGDSIFDFVTGKPLPYQDDNETTTTLAPMTTSNRDITIGPCKWAIGRKCPDPDVKYYIYTRHNPMDRQCLQIDETAEKSNLTNSYFNPRYPTKIIIHGYNSDMFLHPLQQMRDEYLAKSDYNIIYVDWSVLSPGPCYISAVHNTRHAGTCTAQLVERLVETGNTDIHIIGFSLGAQLPNYIARNLNNYTLPRITGLDPAMPLFITAGINDKLDPSDANYVDVIHTNAMVQGKLERCGHADFYMNGGIMQPGCNGQKINSFACSHQRAPAYFLESIRSSKGFWGWACSGYISYLLGMCPPTNFLLEAGDNIRPSTRGMFMIDTNDTSPFALGKWTDLPTLGAKWQTQQHLKRPHHYQNVDPLMQHIDQFGKLASNFNNLDTFGYDAANAYDKWTSYSPSSTEQDDSVEEQETEEFIEDAARDEETHHQTQHLNWWAYRRNLTNGYVDNDIFRLPKMD is encoded by the exons ATGCAGTTTAGTTGCCTATTAATAGGCCTACTAATTG TTGGCCCATGCCATGGTGACTCCATATTTGACTTTGTCACAGGGAAACCCTTGCCCTATCAAGATGACAATGAAACTACAACTACATTAGCTCCAATGACTACTTCGAATCGTGATATAACCATTGGTCCCTGCAAATGGGCCATTGGACGCAAATGTCCGGATCCGGATGTTAAATATTATATCTACACACGTCACAATCCAATGGATCGTCAATGCCTGCAGATCGATGAAACGGCCGAGAAATCTAATTTGACTAACTCATACTTTAATCCCAGATATCCCACAAAGATTATAATCCATGGTTATAATTCGGATATGTTTCTCCATCCTCTGCAGCAAATGAGAGATG aATATCTAGCCAAATCGGATTATAATATCATCTATGTGGATTGGAGTGTCCTATCCCCAGGTCCTTGCTATATAAGTGCTGTTCATAATACACGTCATGCTGGCACTTGTACGGCCCAATTGGTGGAACGTTTGGTAGAAACGGGCAATACGGATATCCATATCATTGGCTTCTCCTTGGGCGCCCAATTGCCCAATTATATTGCacgaaatttaaataattacaCTTTGCCCCGTATAACTGGCTTGGATCCAGCAATGCCTTTATTTATCACAGCCGGAATTAATGATAAATTGGATCCCAGTGATGCCAATTATGTAGACGTGATACACACAAATGCCATGGTACAGGGCAAATTGGAGAGATGTGGTCATGCTGATTTCTATATGAATGGTGGCATTATGCAGCCAGGCTGCAATGGACAAAAGATAA ATTCTTTTGCCTGCAGTCATCAACGTGCTCCGGCCTACTTTCTGGAATCGATACGGTCTTCCAAAGGCTTTTGGGGTTGGGCCTGCAGTGGTTACATTTCCTATTTACTTGGCATGTGTCCACCAACAAATTTCCTACTCGAAGCTGGGGATAATATACGTCCAAGTACACGTGGAATGTTTATGATCGATACGAATGATACGTCACCCTTTGCTTTGGGTAAATGGACAGATCTGCCCACTCTGGGTGCCAAATGGCAAACCCAACAACACCTTAAGCGTCCGCATCACTATCAAAATGTTGATCCATTGATGCAGCATATCGATCAGTTTGGTAAATTGGCttcaaattttaataatttggaTACCTTTGGCTATGATGCGGCAAATGCTTATGATAAGTGGACTAGCTATAGTCCATCAAGTACAGAACAGGATGATTCTGTCGAGGAGCAGGAGACGGAGGAATTTATTGAGGATGCAGCAAGGGATGAGGAGACTCATCATCAGACGCAACATTTAAATTGGTGGGCATATAGACGAAATCTAACAAATGGTTATGTCGATAATGATATTTTTAGATTACCCAAAATGGATTAA
- the LOC6643585 gene encoding uncharacterized protein LOC6643585: MLSEQILIYLFILIQLIVAQTDTESDAFTLLYKKNLQDVIKIRNVSIEPCDNFYRHACGNFETKIANNNNNNNDDDDEDDGDTVPPFLYNKQDRMDFFQRQRINFQTLPGQMVSQLYKECSQTEKDYTFIDQVPGLREHKEVLEAWPFLRHQWERRHLNGKLNWISLSSQLASQGLPTLLNIYFAEKTIYITPIDNIPCPTTQEFQLSLVEDLESRHHHVGQVIGNEMRILCRGMRGELPMIRSQLRTFEQSDKDNNDLHLDDNMMAYFENFFSHLRFTPRELQRAKKLPLDATKIAQAWLVLKQTEPRIVLNYIIWQVKQKFKEIQENCHDVTTEFERLLFTEYWQWHIFEPYIKRDVALASYHLHTTKFYQKRRSQLSRRDWLGYLWPKSMEKQELQVAKILQTYAQSYLNISQIKIHFQEVKFVENSFFYNLLQLRQSKLRFSFYSPYLDEEDPQMPAYFLRHFMHFVILSLYRPTYHYYATQGLSLWLQSRLLEDTDGYYSALDCLEQQSQQHSDDLYRQLSPKEVQNIFNFYRGFVYSLRDYQFWLQGERFAFAENFILQYFNLNTEKIMFYAVVQQFCGRQDDRFSTQLNRVYMNIPEFQYAFNCDSKQTMSPSTKCMINQCEINEIKKK, encoded by the coding sequence ATGCTCAGTGAACAAattctaatttatttatttatattaatacAATTAATTGTGGCACAAACCGATACGGAAAGCGATgcatttactttactttataAGAAAAATCTGCAAGATGTTATAAAAATTCGTAATGTTTCTATTGAACCGTGTGATAATTTTTATAGACATGCCTGTGGGAACTTTGAGACCAAAATtgccaataataataacaataataatgacgatgatgatgaagatgatggcGATACTGTACCACCGTTTCTATATAATAAACAAGATAGGATGGACTTCTTTCAAAGGCAAAGAATAAACTTTCAAACACTTCCAGGGCAGATGGTGTCCCAGTTGTACAAGGAATGTAGCCAAACAGAAAAGGATTACACGTTCATAGATCAAGTGCCAGGATTAAGGGAGCATAAGGAAGTTTTAGAGGCATGGCCATTTTTACGTCATCAATGGGAAAGAAGGCActtaaatggcaaacttaATTGGATATCACTATCAAGCCAATTGGCAAGTCAGGGTCTGCCGACAttattgaatatatattttgctgaaaaaactatatacataACACCAATAGATAATATACCCTGCCCCACAACACAAGAGTTTCAGTTGAGCTTAGTCGAGGATTTGGAGAGTAGACATCATCATGTGGGTCAGGTAATAGGGAATGAAATGCGCATTCTCTGCCGCGGCATGAGGGGTGAATTGCCAATGATAAGGAGTCAATTGAGAACCTTTGAACAGAGTGACAAAGATAACAATGATCTCCATTTGGATGACAATATGATGGCATATTTTGAGAATTTCTTTAGCCATTTACGATTTACCCCGAGGGAGTTGCAGAGGGCCAAAAAGTTGCCATTGGATGCGACAAAAATCGCACAAGCCTGGCTGGTATTAAAGCAAACAGAACCCAGAATCGtcttaaattatataatatgGCAGGTTAAACagaaatttaaagaaattcaaGAAAATTGCCATGATGTGACAACTGAATTTGAGAGACTTCTCTTTACCGAATACTGGCAATGGCATATTTTTGAGCCCTACATTAAGAGAGATGTGGCCCTGGCCTCATATCATTTGCATACAACCAAATTCTATCAGAAACGTCGTTCTCAACTTTCACGGCGTGACTGGTTGGGTTATCTCTGGCCAAAGTCAATGGAAAAACAGGAATTACAAGTGGCTAAAATTCTGCAAACTTATGCCCAATCATATTTGAATATTAGCCAAATCAAAATTCACTTTCAAGAGGTTAAATTTGTGGAGAACTCATTTTTCTACAATCTACTGCAACTTCGGCAGTCGAAACTACGATTCAGTTTCTATTCACCGTATCTCGATGAGGAGGATCCTCAAATGCCAGCCTATTTTTTGCGACATTTCATGCATTTCGTCATATTGTCCCTATATCGGCCTACATATCATTACTATGCCACACAAGGCTTGAGCTTGTGGCTACAATCTCGTCTACTCGAGGATACAGATGGTTATTATTCGGCCCTGGATTGTCTGGAGCAACAATCTCAACAACATTCAGATGACTTGTATCGTCAATTAAGTCCCAAAGAAGTTCAGAATATCTTCAATTTTTATCGTGGTTTTGTATACTCCCTGAGGGATTATCAATTTTGGTTGCAGGGCGAACGTTTTGCCTTTGCCGAGAATTTCATTCtacaatatttcaatttaaatacgGAGAAAATAATGTTCTATGCAGTGGTCCAACAATTCTGTGGACGTCAAGATGATAGATTTTCAACGCAATTGAATCGTGTTTATATGAATATACCAGAATTTCAATATGCATTCAATTGTGATTCAAAACAAACTATGAGTCCCAGTACAAAATGTATGATTAATCAAtgtgaaataaatgaaattaaaaaaaaatga